The Amaranthus tricolor cultivar Red isolate AtriRed21 chromosome 14, ASM2621246v1, whole genome shotgun sequence DNA window TAACCATGCATCTACTTCCCAAGATAACTTCCTATGCTACAAAAAACATACTAGACCAACAATAGTCCAACCACAAGCTATTTAGCCTAGGCAATGTTAGAAAAGTCCGGTTCGGAAGGCTTATGCAACGACAACCCAACAATACAAGACTCATCTCGAGGGCGATTAACCCCACAAAGAGCATTTCGAGCAAATCTCGACACATAAAACGTAGTCGCAAGGATAGAACCGCTAGCAAAATCGTGTCCTTGTTCTTGTAATCGTTGAATCTCCGCAGCATTTCTTCGAATATGACGTCTCCAAGCAGCTTGAATAAAGCAAGCTGCCCACGTCCTCCATTGTTGAGAATAAAATCGGAATGTATGTTGAACTTGTTTACTATGAAGTCTCCTAAATTGACTTGCAACATATTTTAATTCCTCTGCCCTTAATGCAAAGGCTTCTACTTCGGTTAGTGCCTTAACTGTCCTTGTTGATAAGGGTAGGTTAAGGGATTTAGTGTCTAATGCCCATGTTAGAAGTTCTTCACCACAAAAATCACCTTCCTTTAGTAATCCACGATTGTAAAACCCTATTCTACCTCCATCGGTTGTTACACTTTCTAAGTGTCCTCTTATGATGAAGATCATTTCGTCCACAGGGTCGCCTTCGCGGACAATGTAGGTGTTTTCTGTGTGCAAAGTCGGTTTTAGTCGCTCACATATGGCGTCGAGTAGCCTCTCATCCATGTTTGCAAACAAGGGTACCTGAAAATAAATGCGGAGTAAAGATTATGAGGTTTCTATTTCTTTTGTACAATTTTTGTTGAAATGAAGGCTCTTACGctctttatttatgattaagaaaggtatattctatatggtagatACTAACTATGGTAAAAGGCGAGTAGtagcaattcttaaaatttttttccacaaaatagcactcaatTCTTGTAAAATTAACTTCAGTAACATTACGGAGATAAAAACGTTTAATTTCTGTTAAGTTTTGGTAAAAGTCATAAGTGTCCCTAATAATTTCcaaatttttttcacaaaatagcactcaactatTGGAAAATTAACCACAGTAACATTTCCGTTAAGTTTAATTTCTGTTAAGTTGGGCTTTACATTTGGGATTTATTAGGGGCATTTATAACTTTTACCAAAACTTAATGGaaattaaacgtttttacctccataatgttactgtagttaattctctaagagttgagtgttattttgtgaaaaaagttTTGAGAATTGCTACTACTCGCCTTTTGCAATAGTTAATgcttaccatatagaatatcccttaaagaaaattgcattaattgtaaaaatatttaACATCAAAATGTATACAATGAAATAGTTTATGCAAGAACACATAATTTTTATCTCCTAATCTAACGAATCTATTAAACGtgaaaaattaagtttgaactgCAAAACTTGATTATGCAAAAAAAATACATCTTAAAACTAATTTGAGCACCTAATTTTTAGGGCCCTAAGCCGTCGGACACCTGAATTGTGCCTTCCCATGCCTGAAAACTTCATTTGAGACATTTGAATTTGACATGACCCGTTGCAAACACTGACATTATTCTATTAACCAAAAAACTTGACTCTCCATCATCTCATAGTGAGACAGTctaaaaaaagttttatttgAGTTATTAATTTAACTCATATATAAAATACGTCTCACGGTAAAACTATCTCATTCAATACAACAATTATTGTTAAGACAAAGCCCAAAACTAGCCCACAATCCCAATACAAACAAGCCCACAATCCCAATACAAACAAGCCCCCAAAACAATAAGAGATTAGTTGTAGCTAGTGTTCTAAAATAATTCCTCAAACCCATAGAATTTGTTATAATTGACTTTAAAAGCTATCAAAACAAAAAGTTGGTATCCTCATAATTCATATTAGTTGCATCATCTAGCCTATATATAACACACAAGTCACAAATCCGcgtcatacaataatttgtgtaaGGTGTGAGTCTATTAATAAGTTCATATTGGAGATGATAATTTAGTCTTTTCAGTACCAATATCACTCGAATTAGGTAAAGTCTTGGGTTCGATTCTGACCTAGTTCACCTACTGTAGAATAAAAAAAGTTCGTACAAGAGATGGTTGTATACTTACCCTTCGAACGAGATTTAAACAAAGATGTCGTTTGATGTCCCTCCTAAGATCTTTGGGTAAACTCTGAACAATGTTCTCTTCATCAACTCCTCTTGTTTCCAACCATTTGTATTGATTATAACGTCTCACTCGCTCCCTAAGTTCTTGTGGAAGTAACCGATGATGCATCCATTGCTCTGCATCACGTCTTTTTATTCTCATCTCCTCAAGCCTTATTGTCAGTGATTGAAGATATGTCTATTAAAAATAACACCTTTCATTCATATTTCAGTAAAGTCACAATCTGTATCTATCAAATagtcaactcaatcaaaaatttaagatGATTATTGTAGCCCAaagatatatttatattatgtacTAAATCATGTTCCTTGTTTACACAAGAGTTTTTTTAGGCTAGATGGGTGGATGCAGCATGTCCTCCCCTTGCATGACCCTAAATATTCCATTCAAAATTATAAAGGGGTGGATGAGATTTGAATCCATAATCTCAAGCCACGTTAACTTCTAATGTCAAATATAGGTCAAAGAGCTACTATTCTCTCTTCTAACCACTAAACTTTCTccgttccaaaatacttgcaacgtttgttttttcacgcagtccaatgcactaatataattcttaatatctttagttatgtatattaaaaaaaattataaaaatttaatattaataatcttagtaacgagacaaatcaaacaagatatcacTTGACTgtgttttaacctataaattaaaaactaataacaaattaagggtgatgaataaatagtataattttctaatattGCAATTAATTTAGAATGTATGAAGTATAAGTACAACTATTTAACAAAACGAATAGCAATATTAAATCCTGATAAGGTATTTTCAAAGTATTTAGGAATCACCTGCATATTTCCAATTAAAAGTGCAAAAAGAATAAGGCCAGATATAGCGAGACATATAGAAAATATAATCTCTCCAGGATAGGTACTCGTCTGCAACCCTTGCCCTAGTGTACTGCaaaaattttaacaattatAACTATTAATATATACATGCATCATATTAATAGCAAAATTGATTGATCTAGCTTcagaatatatattatatattctatcacGTTTTCTCTTAGGCtagaagtatatattttatcaaaAGCTTAAACTCATAATTCTAGTCTCAAATTTATATGTTATGTATTTTATTCTGCCCTTTTATGTTAGAAGTAtattaaaagtttaagctgatgattTTAGCCCCGTAATATATATGTTATGTATTCTATCATGCCTTCTTACACAAGAGTACACAAGAGCTCTTTAGGTTAAAAGGGAATATGCAACACGTGCTCTCTTTATACTAGACTAAAAGTTACAGTAAACTAATAAATAGTGGATAATAAAATTTGAAGCCATGATTTTTTTATGACGTTTGCTTCTTATACAATTAATAGTTAAGAATTTAATTAAGTTATTGATTGATTggcattaataaaaaaagtaccTTAGATTTTGTAATCCCCACCAAAGGCAATAGCAGAATTTAGTGAAGAAAGTTTGAGATTGAACAATGTTAGAAGAAATAGCTTGAGTATAGATACCAAAGTTGAAGGATGTGGGCCCAATATCCTCCACAGAACACATCTTACCAATGATTTCAACACTAATATTTCTCCAAGTCTCATAAGTATCAATTTCATGATTCCCACAATATAACAAATCTTCATTGCACCGATCACCTTCACTTAGACAAGCCTTTTGCCAACATGTGTCTATTCTTTCCACAGCTAACAAATACCATAGTGCTCCTGCTATCTGCATTTACACATTccaattttttacatattatttaatttattttgtcttgTATTTTACTTGGACTTTTCTTTTTAACCTACTTATTCTTGTTAGTTGTCATGACACTTGTACAATACTCCATTTTAATCCAAATTATGgagttatttttaaataaatgtcAAATCAGACAATTGAGTCCAATTAGCATAATTCCTAACTGGATAGATCACTCTTACAATCATGGGTCTCTTTTGGCAAATGTTTGTTGGTTTTACTATTTGCTGAAGTTGTTGGCTGGTTTATCAAAAAAAAGTTCAGCCAGTAAGCTAAAATCCAATGAAAAACtacatgattatttttttttctgactTATAaatcatttaccaaatactttttctttacaaaaaattaaaaagcctAAGAAAAACGTCATTTGCCAAACACGTACCCCATATGTACTCTTGTATTTCACTCTTGAGGTAAAAGTCCTTTATAAATTTGGTTCACACCATTTTAGAGTGTATCAACCTAATAATAGCAAGTATTTTTCGATAATTGTATTTAATTGTACTTGTTAAAAAAAAGtacttactattttaatatattttaatagttgGTTCACACTAAAATAGCGTAAACCAAATTTATACAAGACTTTCTTTGCAGTAAAATTAGGCTTTACATGGCAATGTAGGATGATGAAGTACATCTGAATGATGATAAACATGGAACGTACTTACATGACTAGCAAGCAAGTACCACAGCAAATAATAAGCAGCACCAAGCCAAGCACTTTCAGCAAAAGAACCAGTTGTCTTTTTCAGATCAGTAGTTAAAGGATAAAACCTTGCAAATCTGAATATGTATTGAACAAATATTATTACTTGCAACCAATGCTTTGCTTCCAATATAGCTTTTCCATGTGCTTTATCTAGGTATTTTAAAACCACAATCTGCACAAAAGATGTTAagattacatgttaaattagtTTGAACTTATTATAAATGTCAATATATTATCGGGAAAACACGCGGTATACACATTTTATAAGTCAAGGAATAGAGTTGTTCAAAAAGACCCACGATGTAATATTTACTCGATCTTTTAACCGAATCTAATTCgacccgacttcaaaataaatttaaatttaaaattaaataaaaatcaatgtaaACACAAGACTTGATTTTGAACCTATCCGAAATACCTGACCCAAAATTGATCCAATAACCCAAATGAACCCCTCCGTCGAGGAGATATcattccaaaaccatatggcaatgggaggAATGTTTCCAATAACTTTTAAAGTGCacacaccatctttaattcattgATAGGAATAATCATCCCAACAGGCTaaacttattgtgaatgtcagcatattatCGACAAAGCACgcggtgcacacacttcataagccaaggaaaTATTATCCCAAAACCAAATGGCAATGAGAAAAAAGTCtacaataacttataaagtgcaCACACCATCTTAATTCATCAATGTAagataaatcatcccaacaaCCAAACACCCCATTAAATTATTCTAGACTTATTGTGAATCCCAGCATATCATCAAGGAAACACGCGGTGCACACATTTCATAAGCCAAATAGTCAAAGATATCATTCTAAAACTATATGACAATGGAATGAAGGGCTCCAATCACTCATAAAATGcgcacaccatctttaatttatgaatgtgagataaatcatcccaacaaCAACCAAACGCCTTATTAAATTAGtatggacttattgtgaatgctagCATATTATCAAGAAAACACGTGATGTACACATTTCATAAACCAAAAAGATACCATTCCAAAACTATATGGCAATGAGAGGAAGGGCtgtaataacttataaagtcgtacaccatctttaattcatcgatATGGGATGAATCATCCTAACACATCCCCACCTGCATGTTAATATCAACAACCAAACGCCCCGTTGAATTACGAAACAAAGAGGATAATTAGAAATTATACCTGGGGTAAAGGAAGAACAGCTAGAACATCAATGTAGAAAAAACGGAATATATAACGTTTAGCAATCTCCATAGTATCAATAACAAGTTCACCTCTTCCAAAAACCCTGGAAGAAGGTGCAATATATGCAGTTCTGAATTGGAAAACCatgtgaaaaatataaaaaagatcAAAAATAGTCCTTAAAAAAGTGCAAGTAGCAGCTAAGGAGTAGTCCATTCCTAAGCAATCCTTAGGATGTTTAAGGATAG harbors:
- the LOC130800500 gene encoding putative cyclic nucleotide-gated ion channel 8 isoform X2, whose amino-acid sequence is MKGANSKNASMPINISMVAPKSLKTIGKSLKSGVTRVVFPEDLKVSNKRIIDPQDKSLILWNRLFVISCIISVSIDPLFFYLPILKHPKDCLGMDYSLAATCTFLRTIFDLFYIFHMVFQFRTAYIAPSSRVFGRGELVIDTMEIAKRYIFRFFYIDVLAVLPLPQIVVLKYLDKAHGKAILEAKHWLQVIIFVQYIFRFARFYPLTTDLKKTTGSFAESAWLGAAYYLLWYLLASHVTGALWYLLAVERIDTCWQKACLSEGDRCNEDLLYCGNHEIDTYETWRNISVEIIGKMCSVEDIGPTSFNFGIYTQAISSNIVQSQTFFTKFCYCLWWGLQNLSTLGQGLQTSTYPGEIIFSICLAISGLILFALLIGNMQTYLQSLTIRLEEMRIKRRDAEQWMHHRLLPQELRERVRRYNQYKWLETRGVDEENIVQSLPKDLRRDIKRHLCLNLVRRVPLFANMDERLLDAICERLKPTLHTENTYIVREGDPVDEMIFIIRGHLESVTTDGGRIGFYNRGLLKEGDFCGEELLTWALDTKSLNLPLSTRTVKALTEVEAFALRAEELKYVASQFRRLHSKQVQHTFRFYSQQWRTWAACFIQAAWRRHIRRNAAEIQRLQEQGHDFASGSILATTFYVSRFARNALCGVNRPRDESCIVGLSLHKPSEPDFSNIA
- the LOC130800500 gene encoding putative cyclic nucleotide-gated ion channel 8 isoform X1; translated protein: MKGANSKNASMPINISMVAPKSLKTIGKSLKSGVTRVVFPEDLKVSNKRIIDPQDKSLILWNRLFVISCIISVSIDPLFFYLPILKHPKDCLGMDYSLAATCTFLRTIFDLFYIFHMVFQFRTAYIAPSSRVFGRGELVIDTMEIAKRYIFRFFYIDVLAVLPLPQIVVLKYLDKAHGKAILEAKHWLQVIIFVQYIFRFARFYPLTTDLKKTTGSFAESAWLGAAYYLLWYLLASHIAGALWYLLAVERIDTCWQKACLSEGDRCNEDLLYCGNHEIDTYETWRNISVEIIGKMCSVEDIGPTSFNFGIYTQAISSNIVQSQTFFTKFCYCLWWGLQNLSTLGQGLQTSTYPGEIIFSICLAISGLILFALLIGNMQTYLQSLTIRLEEMRIKRRDAEQWMHHRLLPQELRERVRRYNQYKWLETRGVDEENIVQSLPKDLRRDIKRHLCLNLVRRVPLFANMDERLLDAICERLKPTLHTENTYIVREGDPVDEMIFIIRGHLESVTTDGGRIGFYNRGLLKEGDFCGEELLTWALDTKSLNLPLSTRTVKALTEVEAFALRAEELKYVASQFRRLHSKQVQHTFRFYSQQWRTWAACFIQAAWRRHIRRNAAEIQRLQEQGHDFASGSILATTFYVSRFARNALCGVNRPRDESCIVGLSLHKPSEPDFSNIA